Proteins encoded by one window of Venturia canescens isolate UGA chromosome 2, ASM1945775v1, whole genome shotgun sequence:
- the LOC122406998 gene encoding odorant receptor 22c-like gives MIETWNRDISYEFLLYKIIMWPLGLWPLNRGRIFSDIRLVIAALTQAATSICLTSEILSNCNGFENALDLLVLDIFASLACAKGIIVRIHQADICSNVISAFKDWCGSAIIENTKYREIMLKHARIGRIVCYSLMGPASGGTLSWIIFALPLPMFTYGTNGTEVMRNFPLQTACTLESVTNNFILYWGIFALQVVQLVATCLGNCGNDVFFFGIAMHVCGQFEILRMQISTIAVDNNTDETVTRKRLVDLAERHSHLVDLVDKLENTFHLIILAQLLMSALLICIMGVQVIIALKTDDAFTGIKASIVLSSLMSQLFLYSYGGDYLTSQNEKLGYAVYENSWFNLTPKTVKDLIFMMMRAGKPIRVTAGKFFIMTLGTFMDILKISVSYMSFLRVMIDV, from the exons ATGATCGAAACATGGAATCGAGACATTAGCTACGAGTTTTTACTATACAAAATCATCATGTGGCCTCTTGGCTTATGGCCACTTAACAGAGGCCGAATTTTCTCGGACATTCGGCTCGTCATTGCTGCACTCACTCAG GCGGCCACCTCAATTTGTCTGACAAGTGAGATATTATCAAATTGCAATGGATTTGAGAACGCGCTGGATTTGCTAGTGCTCGATATATTCGCCAGTTTGGCATGTGCGAAAGGGATTATCGTGAGGATTCATCAAGCAGACATTTGCAGCAACGTTATTTCTGCATTCAAGGATTGGTGCGGTTCAGCAATAATCGAAAACACGAAATATCGCGAAATCATGTTAAAGCACGCTCGAATTGGAAGAATCGTGTGTTATTCCTTGATGGGGCCAGCGTCCGGGGGGACATTGTCGTGGATTATATTTGCACTGCCCTTACCGATGTTCACTTACGGTACAAACGGCACCGAGGTCATGAGGAACTTTCCCCTTCAAACTGCCTGTACCCTCGAAAGCGTAACGAACAATTTTATCCTCTATTGGGGCATATTCGCCCTTCAAGTAGTCCAACTCGTTGCCACCTGTTTGGGCAATTGTGGCaacgacgtttttttctttggcaTTGCAATGCACGTTTGTGGACAATTCGAAATATTGagaatgcaaatttccacaatCGCTGTGGACAATAATACGGACGAAACGGTTACTCGAAAACGTCTTGTCGACCTTGCTGAACGGCATTCTCATCTGGTCGATCTCGTCGATAAATTGGAGAACACTTTTCATCTCATTATCCTTGCTCAACTCCTAATGAGTGCTCTTCTCATTTGCATCATGG GTGTCCAAGTCATAATAGCTCTGAAAACTGATGATGCGTTCACCGGAATAAAAGCAAGTATAGTGTTATCATCGTTGATGTCACAACTGTTTCTCTACAGTTATGGAGGTGATTACTTGACGTCTCAAAACGAAAAACTGGGATACGCCGTTTACGAAAATTCGTGGTTCAACTTGACTCCAAAAACTGTGAAGGATCTTATTTTCATGATGATGCGAGCTGGTAAACCGATTCGGGTAACAGCTGGCAAGTTCTTCATCATGACGCTCGGAACGTTCATGGACATTCTGAAAATTTCTGTTTCCTACATGTCTTTCTTGAGAGTTATGATTGACGTTTAA
- the LOC122406997 gene encoding uncharacterized protein has translation MFPFDRIHLEASKTVGIYVMLTSGFGLWPLHENTLLLRTIWLVSSFEMILMTSGGIYELYFNYDFGERSVDTLLTIAFAFTSLMKLIFYFIKRDYLRSNIESAIEDWSSTEATQVDSITRKYKKIYEMAIKSYLTIGGMSVGMYFLRKYFFDQDIIVEVTTWDEELQMETTMNVTKQRFLFPTIFISSNVSPTFRNLLNINNLLQSVICVGTNVGSDCFFMTITYHLCGQFQILKNRFASFEKVQSEEKTKCEFGFLVDRQQRLLVLTKSIETSQNIIMFFLVFTNLILFNAAGIQFLISIKKNEKYNAIPHFVVITYTLAQTFIYACISEDLSDEIEHVSRSIYESNWQSLPNSMARDVYFLMILSHTTVYLTGGKLFPMKKTTFTQFFKTSVSYLSVFNAMIDQYL, from the exons ATGTTCCCTTTCGATAGGATCCATTTAGAAGCTTCTAAAACGGTGGGAATTTATGTCATGTTGACTTCGGGATTCGGTTTATGGCCGCTTCATGAAAACACTTTGCTCCTTAGAACCATTTGGCTTGTATCGTCCTTCGAGATG ATTTTGATGACGAGCGGCGGTATATACGAATTGTACTTTAATTATGATTTTGGGGAACGCAGTGTGGACACGTTACTGACAATAGCCTTTGCTTTCACATCACTCATGAAATTGATATTCTACTTTATAAAGCGAGATTATTTACGATCAAATATCGAGTCAGCTATCGAAGATTGGTCATCAACGGAAGCGACTCAAGTTGATTCGATaacacgaaaatataaaaaaatttatgagaTGGCAATAAAATCGTATCTAACTATTGGAGGAATGTCAGTCGGGATGTACTTTTTGAGGAAATATTTCTTTGATCAAGATATCATCGTGGAAGTAACGACCTGGGATGAGGAACTACAAATGGAAACAACAATGAATGTGACGAAACAAAGATTTCTATTTCCTACGATTTTTATATCCAGCAACGTCTCTCCAACTTTTCGCAACTTACTAAATATCAATAATTTGCTTCAATCTGTCATTTGCGTTGGTACGAACGTAGGATCTGACTGCTTTTTCATGACGATCACGTATCATCTTTGCGGCCAATTTCAAATCCTCAAAAATCGATTCGCCAGCTTCGAAAAAGTTCAGAGTGAGGAGAAAACGAAGTGCGAATTTGGTTTCCTCGTTGACAGACAACAACGTCTCTTGGTGCTTACCAAATCTATCGAGACTTCACAAAACAtcattatgttttttcttgttttcacTAATCTCATTCTCTTCAATGCCGCAG GCATCCAATTCCTGatatctataaaaaaaaacgaaaagtacAATGCCATTCCCCATTTTGTGGTAATAACGTATACTCTCGCGCAAACATTTATCTACGCCTGCATCAGCGAAGACCTGAGCGACGAAATCGAACATGTTAGCCGATCAATTTACGAGAGTAATTGGCAATCGCTGCCAAACAGTATGGCGAGAGATGTGTATTTTCTTATGATATTATCGCACACCACCGTTTATTTGACCGGTGGTAAATTGtttccaatgaaaaaaacgacttttacacaatttttcaaaacttcggTCTCTTACTTATCAGTGTTCAATGCGATGATTGATCAATATCTGTAA
- the LOC122406996 gene encoding putative odorant receptor 71a, whose protein sequence is MENFYDRKYWSQDARKAFALFAAITWPFGLWPLVPVNFFLTFRVLLGIGLVFGTVAIPFREMCVRCGTAEDMIDDLIVVATGVLALSKLICYHVYRDRLQPSVVSAIEDWSSQESKEFKNIMTSQERTYKSVAFALISTAAASTFLYSVKIFFTEPDRWIEAKETDGDVTSFNDTGNGTRMVLRKRFLFPSTCTLNDVPPLVYPSVIFIQYMQVLATCTVNTGSDAFFIAVTSHLCGQLEILKTKFCTVGEENNPTESRIKLNSLIGRHVHLLELAAGLEDAYNIIVFTQLLVSVTLITVFGFSFLMTLEEDNYVGAIKNVVVIQFMLLQTFMYSYVGENLQCQGDDIITSLYGSSWYELPNHLSKNLIFVMMRSNVPLQLSAGKFFSMTHATFMDVLKTSASYLSVLRIMIQE, encoded by the exons ATGGAGAATTTTTACGATAGAAAATATTGGAGCCAAGACGCGAGAAAAGCTTTTGCACTTTTCGCCGCGATAACGTGGCCTTTCGGTCTTTGGCCACTCGTTCCCGTTAATTTCTTCCTTACATTCCGCGTCTTACTCGGCATCGGATTAGTG TTTGGTACCGTTGCAATTCCCTTTCGAGAGATGTGCGTGCGATGCGGGACAGCGGAGGACATGATCGACGACCTGATCGTCGTGGCAACGGGGGTGCTCGCGCTGTCGAAATTAATTTGTTATCACGTATATCGCGACAGATTGCAACCAAGCGTCGTGTCCGCGATCGAAGATTGGTCATCTCAAGAATCGAAGGAgtttaaaaacataatgacgAGTCAGGAGCGCACTTACAAGAGCGTCGCGTTCGCCCTTATTTCGACGGCTGCGGCCTCCACGTTCTTGTATtccgtgaagatttttttcaccgaaccTGACAGATGGATCGAGGCTAAAGAGACCGACGGAGATGTTACGAGCTTTAATGACACTGGAAACGGCACTCGAATGGTGCTGAGGAAAAGGTTTCTCTTCCCATCTACCTGCACACTGAACGATGTTCCTCCCTTGGTGTACCCATCTGTTATCTTCATCCAGTACATGCaa GTCCTTGCCACTTGCACAGTAAACACGGGGAGCGATGCTTTTTTCATAGCCGTTACGTCTCACCTGTGCGGACAACTGGAGATTCTTAAGACGAAATTTTGTACGGTAGGAGAAGAAAACAATCCGACTGAAAGTCGGATCAAGTTGAACTCGTTGATAGGAAGACACGTTCACCTGCTGGAGTTGGCAGCAGGCCTCGAAGACGCCTATAATATCATCGTCTTCACACAATTGCTGGTCAGCGTTACGCTCATTACTGTGTTCG GTTTCTCTTTTCTCATGACCCTGGAAGAAGACAATTACGTCGGAGCAATAAAGAATGTCGTAGTTATACAATTCATGCTTTTACAAACGTTCATGTACAGCTACGTGGGTGAAAATTTGCAGTGCCAAGGTGATGACATAATAACATCACTTTATGGGAGTTCGTGGTACGAGTTACCGAATCACTTGTCTAAAAATTTGATCTTCGTTATGATGCGATCGAACGTACCGCTGCAATTGTCAGCTGGAAAATTCTTCAGCATGACACACGCCACTTTTATGGATGTTCTGAAAACTTCTGCCTCGTATCTTTCTGTTTTGAGAATTATGATACAAGAATAA
- the LOC122406995 gene encoding uncharacterized protein, giving the protein MWIPKVFSVLILAGLVICDKQNDEYEGASEMYEAARAMFDSIDAGGMQNFISQLMPAEEPWKMNNLGGGEVAGRGAGIGQLLAGMGNLMGAVAGNKDAKGGQPTAGMALPVLGSLLEMASMAKGASANERSKKSVDESPPSGGGLDLENLVNMAGMFMGQGGNSQGLLGLLPMFLDTLNAGNSNEVGTGKKHDHSSHSWYMPPILENLHVMWDHFSHSELGQTLWRKSGLEQILSTMVNEDGRIKYEKIFDSFENPMLRRKWIRSMTNFIADWIAYIADPATRQRHITTIQFVANSFLKSQGYPKSAMFDATKPVESLTRVVNAGAKRHLNMQIDSHQYIKPAVAYTQDLVKLASEKGFIMSRVNANELSYKLSETINNDLISPLLKVYRAYKWAVKSPKCAKHVLCTINQPSNEIADHDKMGPVRAFLTKMASYPAAWSISDKTGVSFWSLYGAIQENDQCHEKYPADCTEFHEEEIRVTTEATHSEL; this is encoded by the exons ATGTGGATTCCCAAAGTATTTTCGGTGCTGATCCTCGCTGGGCTGGTCATCTGCGATAAGCAAAACGACGAATATGAAGGAGCGAGCGAAATGTATGAGGCTGCTAGAGCTATGTTTGACAGTATAGACGCGGGTGGTATGCAGAATTTCATTTCCCAATTGATGCCGGCTGAAGAACCGTGGAAG ATGAACAACTTAGGAGGGGGAGAAGTTGCAGGCCGGGGTGCCGGAATCGGGCAGCTCCTCGCTGGCATGGGTAACCTCATGGGAGCAGTTGCTGGCAACAAAGATGCCAAAGGCGGTCAACCTACCGCTGGAATGGCTCTTCCAGTACTGGGATCACTTCTCGAAATGGCATCAATGGCGAAGGGTGCAAGTGCGAACGAGAGATCGAAGAAAAGCGTTGACGAGAGTCCTCCAAGCGGCGGAGGCCTCGACTTGGAGAACCTGGTGAACATGGCTGGTATGTTCATGGGTCAAGGTGGGAACAGTCAAGGCCTGTTGGGCCTGTTGCCGATGTTTCTCGATACGTTGAACGCCGGAAATTCGAACGAAGTTGGTACGGGCAAAAAGCACGACCACTCCTCGCACTCGTGGTACATGCCACCGATTCTGGAAAATCTCCACGTCATGTGGGATCACTTCAG TCATTCTGAGCTCGGTCAAACTCTCTGGCGCAAAAGTGGACTCGAGCAAATACTCAGCACCATGGTCAACGAGGATGGTCGCatcaaatacgaaaaaatattcgacagCTTCGAGAACCCTATGCTTAGGAGGAAGTGGATCAGATCGATGACCAACTTCATCGCTGACTGGATCGCTTACATTGCGGATCCTGCAACGCGCCAAAGACACATAACTACCATTCAGTTCGTGGCTAACAGTTTCCTCAAGTCTCAGGGTTATCCGAAATCCGCGATGTTCGATGCCACGAAACCAGTCGAGAGTCTTACCAG AGTTGTGAATGCAGGTGCCAAGAGACACTTGAACATGCAAATTGACAGTCATCAGTATATCAAACCAGCGGTTGCTTACACTCAGGACCTCGTGAAACTTGCATCCGAAAAGGGCTTCATAATGTCGCGTGTCAACGCAAATGAACTCAGTTACAAGCTCAGTGAAACGATAAACAATGACCTCATTTCTCCGTTGCTCAAG GTGTATCGAGCCTACAAGTGGGCTGTTAAGTCACCCAAGTGCGCTAAGCACGTATTGTGCACAATAAACCAGCCGAGTAACGAGATCGCAGATCACGATAAAATGGGCCCAGTCAGAGCGTTCCTCACCAAAATGGCGAGTTATCCAGCCGCCTGGTCGATCAGTGACAAAACTGGAGTCAGCTTCTGGTCACTGTACGGTGCCATTCAAGAAAACGACCAATGCCAC GAAAAGTATCCAGCTGACTGCACGGAGTTCCACGAAGAAGAAATTCGCGTGACGACCGAAGCTACCCACAGTGAGCTCTGA
- the LOC122407003 gene encoding ADP-ribosylation factor-like protein 3 isoform X2 gives MGLLSILRKLRSNPDKELRLLLLGLDNAGKTTILKCLASEDITQVTPTQGFNIKSVQSEGFKLNVWDIGGARKIRPYWRNYFENTDVLIYVVDSADIARLEETGQELSELLVEDKLRSIPLLVYANKQDLGQAVTAAEIAEGLGLHNIKDRDWQIQSCIATDGKGVKEGLEWACKSIKKK, from the exons atg GGACTTTTGTCGATACTCCGTAAACTACGTTCTAATCCGGACAAAGAGTTACGGTTACTTCTTCTCGGACTGGACAATGCTGGAAAAACAACGATCTTGAAGTGCCTCGCGAGTGAAGATATAACTCAA GTTACTCCGACTCAAGGATTCAACATAAAGAGTGTGCAAAGTGAGGGCTTCAAACTCAACGTCTGGGACATCGGTGGTGCTAGAAAAATCCGGCCGTATTGgcgaaattatttcgaaaacaCCGACGTGCTG ATCTACGTGGTGGACAGTGCGGATATAGCGAGATTGGAAGAAACGGGGCAGGAACTTTCAGAGCTTCTAGTCGAAGACAAATTGCGCTCCATACCCCTCCTCGTTTATGCGAACAAACAAGACTTGGGTCAAGCGGTAACAGCTGCTGAAATTGCCGAGGGTCTGGGTCTCCACAATATTAAGGATCGTGACTGGCAGATCCAATCTTGCATAGCGACCGACGGAAAGGGCGTCAAG GAGGGCTTGGAATGGGCGTGCAAAAGCATCAAgaagaaatga